The nucleotide sequence GTTAATGCGGATTTCCTCCTCCATGCCCTCACCTCGGCTCCCCCGACCCGCCCACCCATATCTTCATAAAATGCCAGTCTCCACCACTCCCGCGGCCAGATCGGCGTACCCCCGGTCCTCTCGGTACTCCACCAGGTCGGCGGCCAGTTTAATCTCCACGTCATCCGCCAGGTTTGCCGCCACCTGCAGCGCCATCTTCGGCGGCATTGAGACGATGAACTGCTGCGTCAACGCCATGAAGCGCTTTCGGGCCACAAAGGACAGTCCCCCCATCCACGCCCGGTCCAAATACCTTTCATAAATCTCCCGGACCTCCCGGATCCCGAATTCATTCATGCGCTTCCGGATGTCCTGGAAGATCCGGCGCTCCAAGTGCCCCTCGCCCCACGGGACAAAAATCGACACCCGCCGCGGATCCTGTTCGAAGGGCGACCAGCCGCTCACAGCACTCCACCGCCCTTGGGCCGCTTGGACCAGGGCCTTCATTTTCGCCGCGCCGCTGGAGCGGGCCGAGCATCGGGAAAAGTACTGATCCACCTCTTCGTACAGCTCGTGCTCCAGCCACTCGGCCGCCTTGCTCAAACTGCGGTCCGTCTCCTCCCGGACAATGGCGTTCTGATAGACCCAGACCCTGGAATCCTGTTCCCCGCCTCGCAAAAACGAAAAGACCACGATCTCCCCAGGCTCCCCCCCTGTCCCGTGCCGATTGACCCGCCCCGCCGCCTGAATCACCGAGGAGTAGATCGGCCGCGCCCGGTAAACTTTTTGAAAACTCACATCCACACCGGCCTCGATAATCTGGGTGGTCACCGCCCATAACCGCTGCCCCGCTCCCAAACGCTCTTTCATCTCTTCAATCCGCAGCCGCTTGTGCAAGGGCGTCATCAAGCCGTGGAGATGCAAAAGCCGCGGCTCCGAATCGGCGGGGCCCGCATCCTTCAACCTTTCAGACAGCTCTCGATAAACCCTCGCCGCATCCCCAATGGTGTTCAAAATCACGGCCAGATGCCGCGTGTCTCTCTCCCGTCCGACCAGATGATCGGCCAGCTGCTTCTCGTCCCACGGCTCAGCCACGACCCGGGCCCGGTATCGGTCCGGATAACGGATGTCAGGAGGTGCCAGGTGAATCGGGGACTCCTTCAGCCCCGGCCGGAGCGGCGGAAGGGTGGCCGTCACAAAGAGAAACGTCGCATTCATCTCCCGGGCGGCGCCCTGGATCATGGCGAGAAAAGGTTGCCAGACGGAGTCATCGACGATTTGTGGCTCGTCGACAATGACTACGGAATTCTCGAGCCCGGCCAGCCGGAGGGTTTCTTGGGCACGCTGCGCAAAAAAAGCCCGAAACATTTGGTTAAACGTCGTCGCCACCACCGGGGACTGCCAAGATTCCAGCAAGAGAATCGCTTTGTCATCCCATTCACGGTCCTCCGTCATTGACAGAGAATGGTGCTCCATGACTTCCAGCCCCGAGGCCTTGGCGATCTCTCCCGCAGCCTGGGACAAAATCGTCAAATAAGGAGCCACATAGACAATCCTTTCTTTCCCCCGGTCCCCGGCAATCTCCAGCGCCACCCGCAGAGCCGTGAGGGTCTTCCCCAAACCCGTGGGAAGCTTCAAGACATACAAGTCTCCTTCAGGGTTTTGGCGGTATCGCTCCACCGCTTGCTGGTGCACCCGTTGGCGAAGGGCCGTCACGCCGGTGAGCCCGCCTCCCGCCAGCGTGGATCCCGCCGCCTGTCGACCCTTATCTTCGAGAAATTTTTCCAAATGCGCCAAGGCACCCTCCAGCTCTTCGCGCTGAAGCCGCCGGGGCTCGATCTGGGCCGCGTCGAATCGATCCGCGCGAATCAGGGAGGCGGTAGAGAGGCGAAGACACGAAACCGGCGCCTCCGCCTCTTCGTACCTCGCTAACACTGCCTGACCCGTCCAATCCATGTACCATTTGGCCCAAGTGTCAACAAACCCCTTGTGCCAGGCCTTCAACGACCCCACCGTAGGAGCGGACCCGGCAACCTCCGGAAACAGCCGGCTGACCGCGTCGTGGATACCCGGGAGATCAAAGTGTTCCCATTGCGGCGGAAAGCTTCTCCAGGGCACTTCCGTTTCCTCGATATCGCCGAGCCTCCCGTGGTGGTCGAGAAGATCCCGGCACCACCACTGCACACGCCTCCGCAGCTCAGTCTTTTCCCTCCTGGGCATTTTCCAGATATTCAGCAACCGTTCGGCATAATAGGCATACAAAATGGCGCCGTATACCGAGTGCGGCGGCCCCTTCCGGGACCGCGGCGACTCAATGTACCACTGCCATTTTTCGTTTGACTTGCCAATGTCGTGCATCCAACCCGCCAGGTAATCCAGACGCTCGGCGGGCTGGCCCTGGAAATTGCCCACCCCCGATGCCACCGTTTCCAAGTGCCGGGGCAGGGGGAATTGACGTTCCCCCTCCGCAGGACGCGCCACACATTCACCAAATGGTCTTACCACAGGCATACCACCTCGTCCCCAAGTTGCGCAAACCGGACTTTCGGCTCCGCCGGGGAGGCCGCCGGGACAAAGGAAATCGGTTGCCCCTGCACTTCGTACACCAAGTGAACCGCGCCCCGAAATCGCCGTCCGCCCAAATAATGGTAATGAACCCCTCCGATACGCCCCACCTGCAGCTTCGAATCCCCCGGGGACATCACCAACCCCTGAACCACCTGGGTCGGCAGGACCGTTCGACAGCGATAGGTCATCCCCGGCGTCAACTCCACCTCCGGGACCTCCCAAGACCCCACGAACCGGGGAAAGGTCAGGGCAAAGGCACTCCCCAGATATGTGTGATAATGGCTTCTCCCCTCCCGGATCCGCGCCATCAATTCCTCTTGATAATCCCCGTGATAATAAATGCGATAAGCGGGATTGACCACCAATTCAATAGAAGTAGGACGATTCATCGCCGGCCCGCTCGTCAGAAATCCCTTCCCGAGCAAGGACAATTCCTGGAGAACGGTGCGCACCGGGGACAGCAGTTGGATGCCCGCCCAAGATTCACCGCTAAACTCCGCTAATCCCAGAATCGAGCCCAGCAGTCCCCGCAGAGCTGTGCGCGTAATCACCGGATACGACGCATGAGTGGCCGTAGTATCCGGTCGTCGGAAATGAGCCAGGGTGCCCTTCAGGTCGAACACCAGCAGCCGCATCACCTGTCCCACCTTTCACCATGCCGCCTGTTTCTCCCCGGGCAGCTCCCCCTTGATATCGAGGGACGGATCGATCCACCACCTCACCCGGGCCACCCGGTCCCGGTAATCCCGGAGGACCCGGCCGAGATCCTGCACATCCAGGGAGACCTCCGCCACCGAGCTCGGCCGCTCCCCGGACAACCAGACCTCTCTTTCGGGCAACAATCGCACGTGCTCCTCGAGATAGCCGATCCGGAAGAACGGGTCCGCGTACTCCACGTGGGCAAGAAACAGCGGTTGTTGGATCCCCCGCCCCCGGGCCTGGCGGTACTGCGTGCCCTTCCACAGGGCCTCGAGCAACAAATCCACATCGTCCTCGCTCATCCCCGTCTCCCGGGCAATGGATGCGTTGATGATGCCGGGCATCACAAAGACGGCAAAGGGCAGGGTGTAGGTGGTCCAAATCGTCCCCTGTTGTTTCCCCGCGCTTTCCTCGGATTCTCCGCCCCGGCCACTCGCCTTCTCGTTGATGTCTTTACTCGGCATCACCACCGTGCCCTGGACATAGCGAGTTTCCACTGGATGAAGGGAGTGAGCCCAACCGAACTGCACCGGACCGGTGAGATGAAAGGAAGATCCCCCCACACTGTAGACCGCCCCAAACACCCGTACATCAAAAGCGCTCTCCTTCAAAATCTCATCCATATTTCCTTTGCGTCCGGAGCGCTCCTGAATCTTTTTCGCCAGACTCCCCCGCCCGAGCAACTTTCCATCCTCGGTCTTTTCTTCCCGAACGAACACAAACTTGTTTTTGCTGTCACCGCCGTCGGGATAACGGGCAAGGACGTAGTCCCGAACGTCTCGTTTGATGCTGACATCGGACAGGGAGATCCGCCCGTCCTCTTCACTGAACAGCCGCCGGGCATCGCTCTCATTTAAGGGATCCCGGTTTGGAATCCCGTCTTTCACACTCTTGACGAAAATGATTTCTCCACTGCGAAGATCTGACATCATGCTTCACTCCTTCTCGACATATTTGTGGTTTATACGAAAGGCGCAAGTGGCAATCCGTGAGGATTCAACGGCCTCTCAAATCGCCGTTTCGCTCTCTCCTCGATCGTCCTCGGCTCCCTCGGACTTTTTGTCCGGGCGATTCAGGCAGTATCCCGCCCAAAATGCGGCCAGAAAGCCATCGGGGTCCTTGCGCAGCCCCTCCTTGTGTTCCAGAAACCCGGCCATCAAGGAGCCCAGCAGCTTTTCTAAATCCCAGACACCGATGCGATGCCGGGCGGCGTGGGTTTTTAGGTTCATGAGCCCATATTTCAGAACCACTTCTGGCGTCACCTGATTCCCAAAGGTGATGACCCGGCTCTCTAAGTAATCCTTATTTGCCTTTAAAAAATAACGTTTGCCAAACTCCCGCAGCAGATATCCACTGGCAAATCCCAGTTCCTGAACATCTTTCCAAACCGGCGGGTGGTCGACAGAGCCCTTTAGAAGTTCCAACATTTCCGGCCATGGACGCATGGGTGCTTCCGCTCCTTTCGCAGCCAGTTTCGCCGAGTAGCGCTGGAGAAAATCCGAAAATACCAGGTCAAACAGAACTTCTTGCCGAATGTCAAACAATTTCTGTGTATACTGGGAAGTCAACTCCCGCAATCGGGCCGCCGCCAATTCCACAAATCGCCTTCGACTCAGGGGTCGGCCATGCAGCACACTGGCCAGGGTCGCCCAGACGTGGGCCGGCCCGTAGGCTTTGGCCAACAAGCTCGGAAGAGACAAGAAGGATTCCTTCATCCTCTCCGCCAGGTCCGGGCCCAGCAGCCGCTCCCGCAACGGTTCGCTCTCTTCAAAAACCTCTCGGACAAGGTCATGTACAGACTTTGCCATGGACGGGATGATGTCTTCGATCACCGCCCGAAGATGAATATCGGCCCGGCTGGGATCGCCAGAATAGTAGAGGATCATGAGCCGATACTCCTGGGATTCATCCACATCCGGCAGCCACATCTCCAACCCGGTCAACGTCTTGAGGTGGAGGTCCCTGGACGACTCAAAGACGACCTGATCCTGGCCCATCATTTTAGACATTTTCTGGATAAAGGCTTTTCGTTCGTCGGGGTCCATCAGCCATTCGTCCAGCACCGGCAGAGGGAGGACACCCCCATAGACGGTGGGAATGTCGGCGGCGCTGCGCATCCTTTGTTGTTTTATGCCCGACGGGCTGCTGGCAGGGGCGAAGATTTCCCGAGCCAGCGACAAGGGCATGGGCCTGGTGAGCCGATCGAACACCCGGCTCCCGTACGTCAGAGCCTTGTAGCAACCGGGGCAAAGCGCCACCCCCTCCACCAGCCGGTCTTGGGACAACTCGGTCGCCAAGGGTCCCACCCAGGTGGTGGTGAACCAGTTCCAAGCTTTCGAATAAGCGGAAATCACTTCCCCGGTTGCGCCGCAAAAGGCGCAGATGGCATCGTCGCCGGAGAGCCGTCCCTTTTCTTCCCCCTCGGCGATCTTGGACTCCCAGAAGCGATCCACCGTGCGCTCCAAGTCCGCCACAATCACCCGGCTCGCATTGAGAAAGCTCGGGGCCAGGATTCCTTCCCAACCCGTCCTCAGCGCATAACTTTGGGATTCGTACCGAAAGGTGCTGCCATCGTTCATGAGGGCGAGGACCAACAAGCCAATCGCTTTCTCTTTGGCCGGAAATTCCGTAGCTTTGAAGAATTCGTGGATCCGCTCAGAGAGTTCGTCCACCAAAGGATCCGGGAGATCCCCCGCTGCGGTTCTCTTTAGCCGGCCCCGGAGAAAAGTTTCCACCTCCGCGACGTCCTTGCGAAAGGCCTCCACGTGCTTTTCATAGAAAAGATATGCCGGAATCCCATAACGACCCTGGGGATGAAGGGGACTTCCCCCCACAGGTACCACGAAAGGGGCGGTCCGGGCGTGTTCGTAATCCGGATACGCGATTTCTTTCGTCTTTTTCCCCTCTCGCTCGGTATGAACCTGGACCCACCGAACCCACTCCACAGCAATGGCGTTAGTCTCCGGGTCCACCTCGGCGATCACCACATGGGACAAGAAAGTCTTGGCGTTCACATCTCCAATATCGGACACCTGATCCAAAATCATCGCCGGCGGCAGTCCGCCGCTGACAAAGGGTTTACCCAGCCGAATAAGGCTCTCGATCAACATGAACATCACCGCCTTCCTCGGTGTACGTTTTGATCAAATCCACGCACCCGAATCCCTGGCTGTTTTTACTTCCCAAGGAAAAATCCAAAGCCAGGGAGAGGACTGCGGGTGGACCGGTCAGTTCGAACCGACCCGAATACCCCTGCACAAAAACATCCCGGTATACGACGACAGATTTTTTCGTACGCCCCACCGGGCGGATGTCGAAGGCGAAATCCTCCTCCGGGAAGCCGATTTCGATCCCGATTTCATCCCGGGCCACCTTCACCTTTTTGCGCAGATTCTCTCGAACCACTTCGGAGAAAGAAGACTCCCTGGGGTGAAAATAAACCGTGTACTTTCGGCCATCCGGCTTGAAAAGCGTCGAATATGCGGTGATCGGCGACAAAGTCTGGACGAGGATCCGGGAGGACTGAACTTTCGGGTTCGAGCTTTCGACCTCCGCCAGTTCCAACTCTACATTCCCCAGGCGAAGCATCGCATCCCCCAGCAACCGATCCAGCACCGCATGAGTGAATTCGGCGAGGGGAGACACCACCACCAGCCGCACCGGGCCAAAAAACCGAATCAGTCCTTGGTCGCGAAGAACTTCGTACTTCCCCAGCAGCCGGGAAAAAGAGAACATGCGAAACTTCCGTTTCAGATAAGAATAGCCTTCGTCGTGGAGAAACGCGGCAAAATCCTCCGGCAGGATGTGATACAGCGCCGCTTGAACGTATTCGTTGTACGTCAGCGGCAGGACAAAATCGTCCCGACCGGATGACGGCCGCATCGTAAGCACTAATCGCAACCTATTCACCTCCTTCACCTACAGGAAACCCTCGGCACCTTTGTTCTACCACATCGACAGTGACAAGATAGCTGTCAGTAAACAACTGTTCCCAGCAAATTTTTTTGGTTACCCTGGGGACAGGCGCCGCTCGCCCGGGGTACATTTGTGAAGCCCGGTCTCCTCTCCCTTTTCCTTATTTATGATTTAAGTTGTATGGGATTGTCAACCTCTTTCAAGCAAAATTTCCTTGACCATCCATTGTCCTTCTCTCCGGTCTCGAGAGCATAAAAAAACCCCGGCAGGGGGCGACCACGCACACGCACAGCAATTTTACCAATGCCTTATAGGAATTCTAGTGATCACACACAAATGATAAAATTTCCATTCCTGTCTAGGATATCTAGATCTTGAGACCTTGAGGGTCGCCCGACTGATTCCCCATCTCCCGATCAATGGCCGCCAGCACTTCCCCGGCCCTGCCGATGAGGACCTCGTCGAACAGAGCCTGCTGGTCGGTGGGCTCGAGGTTGATGAGCACGCGTTTGCCTTGGCTGAGGGCCGGCAACTGGTTCACCGGGTAGACCTCGAGGCTGGTGCCAATCACGAGGACCAGATCGGCCGCCCGCATGGCGGTTTCCGCGGCGTTCCAGGCGTCCATGGGCAAGAGCTCCCCAAACATCACCACCCCCGGCCGAAGACGTCCCCGGCAGTGCGGACAGGGCTCGCCGCCGAGAAACTCCGCCTCTGTGGCCGGCCGTCCGCAATCCAGACAGTAAAACCGCCGCAGGGACCCGTGCAGCTCATGAACCGCCCGATTCCCGGCCATTTGGTGAAAGCCGTCGATGTTCTGGGTGGCCACCGCCTGAAGACGGCCCGCCTTCTCCCAGCGGGCCAGGATCTCATGGCCAAGGTGGGGCCGGTGCTTTTTGATCTCGTCGATGCGCTTCCGGTAAAATTCCCGCACCCTCGGGTAATTGGTCTCCAAGGCCTCCACCGTCGCCACCTCCCGGGGGTCGACTTGGGCCCAGAGCCCGCCCTGGGAGCGAAAATCGGGAATGCCGCTCTCGGTGGACATCCCCGCCCCGGTCAGCGCCACGGCCCGGCGCGCCTTCCGAAGCCACTGCGCCACCCGGCGAATCCCGTTATCCCTCGGTTCGCGTTCCCGTTCGCCCAACGTCGTCCCGCCTCCTATTCCAACAGGCTGAGAAAATCCGGAGCGGCCATGGTCACCCGAAATGGATCAAAAACAGCCGCCCACCCGTGTGTTTATTTTACCATGGGAGCGAGTGGGTTCACAGCCGGTGAACAGACCTCGACAAAAATCGACGATCGGGGGAGACCGCTTCTCTCTCACTGCTCTCTTGTCCATTGTCTCCGGGTTTTGGCAAAGGGATCAACTTTGTTCTTCCCCGCTTTTCGCGTACAATAGCACCCAGGAAACCCGGGGGAGGGTGAGCCGTGGAACGGTTTAATGGGGAAAAGAACCAGATCATTCAGGCCATTTTGGAGCTTAGTGACATGCTGATCCAGTTCCGCAACGAGGTCCGGGAACGTTTCGCGGACATGGATCGCCGCTTTGAACAGATCGAAGTACGCTTGGATCGGCTGGAGCAGCGCCAAGATCGTATCGAGGAGCGACTGGATCGCATCGAGGAGCGGCTAGATCGCATCGAGGAGCGGCTGGATCGCGTCGAGGAGCGGCTAGATCGGGTGGAAGAGCGGCTGGATCGCGTCGAGGAGCGGCTAGGCCATGTGGAAACAACCGTGCAAGAAATACAGGCTGACTTGACCGCGTTGAAAACCCAGGTGGACCAAATGGATACGCGACTCGCCGGTGTGGAACAGAAAGTCGAGAAGATCCACGATCGCGTCGAATACTTGAAAGAAAAAGTCATGGAACACGACCAAGATGTTCCAGATTAACCGTAAGCTTTCCGGACGGGCATGACCGGTAAAGGACCGAAAACATCGTTCGGTCCTTTACCGGTCGATGCACACCCTCATTTGGCGATCCCTCGGAGTTAATTTGCCAGCGATACCTTGACAGCGATGCTTGCGACGCGTATATTGTTTTTGGGTTTGTTAGTAAGCACTTACATACAATCATGCGGGATTGTGTTCCCAATCCGACAGGGCAGAGATGCGTCGCTCGAAGAAACGGATGCGATTGACCAGGGCGAAGGGGTGGTGTTGCTCAAGGATGACGGAGTTAAAACGAAAGAACATCGTACTTTGGATAGCACTCATTGCCTTGTTCGCGTTATCCTTCGTGTTGTCCGGGTGCCAGACGAAGACGGAAACAGTCGATTTTCCTGGCATACCGGTCGAGGTGACGCGTCTAAAACGCGGTGAAATTGTCCACGAAAGCGCGTATTACGGAGAGACGGAGAGCAGAACTCGCGTAACAGTCAGCGCGAAAGTTTCCGGGACTGTCAACCACCTGGCGAAACATAATGGTGACCGGGTCGATCAGGGCGAACTCATCCTGAGCCTTGACAATACTGACATCGAAGCGACGGTGGCGCAAGCTGCTGCTGCAGTTCAAGTGGCCGAAGCGAATGTGGAGAAGATCAAAAAAGGGCCTGAACCGGAAGAAATAACCGCCGCAAAAGAGAACGTGCGTCAGGCTGAGATCGCCGTCGAGGCCGCACGTACCAACCTTGAGCGGACGAAAAAACTTTTTGAAAACGGGGTCGTGAGTTTGAAAGAATCGGAAAACGTGCAACACGAATATGACCTTGCCATGTCGAGACTCGCCGCCGCCGAACAAAATCTTTTGCTTCTCAAGCGCTCACCAACCCCGGAGGCGGTCGCCGTTGCTGAAGCGGAACTCAATAAGGCCAGAACCTCTTATCATACGGCTCTCTCGAAGCGCAACGATGCTCGCGTGATAAGTCCTGTATCCGGTTATATCTCGGGACTTGTTATTCAAGAAGGGGAATTTTTGGCTGCCGGGACACCGTTTGCCGTGATCGAGAATCCCAACGCCTTCCACATTACGGTGCGGGTTTCAGAAAGCGACATCCATTTCGTTCGTTTGGGTGACAACGTGACCGTGAAGTTTCCAACTCTTCAGCTTTCGACCACGGGGGTAGTCGATGAAGTCTCGCCATCGGCCGATCCGCGCACAGGTCTGTTCCCAGTGAAACTCACGATTGAAAACCATGACGGTCAAGTGAAACCCGGCATGGTCGCGAACGTCATCATCCCCCTTGAACGGCATGGATCAGCTCTCGTCGTGCCGACGAACGCAGTCATCAACGACAAGGGCGATACATACGTGTATGTCGTCGAAAAGGGCGTTGCCAGAAAAAGGAAGGTCAATACGGGCATTCGCAGCGAACAATACGTAGAAATCATCGACGGGCTGTCCGTCGATGAAGTGGTTATCACCGCAGGCGTCGACCTCCTCGTCGACGGAGAGAGGGTTGTCGTGAGATGAGCTTTTATCATACATCTGTCAAACGGCCCCTCACGATTTCGATGATTGTCGTCATCGTTATGCTGCTCGGAATGTACGTTTTTTTCCGCATCCCGATTGATCTCTTTCCGGACATTGAGACGCCGGTCGTTACCGTCACGGTCAAGTACCCCGGTGCCTCACCGGAAGAGGTCGAAAACGGCGTTACCGATGTGCTCGAAAAAGAATTGAATACGCTGGAAAATTTAAAGCGGATCAGTTCCGTAAGCTCACAAAATGTCGCGCGCATTTTTGTTGAATTTAACTATGGGACGAATATCGATCTGGCCGAGAACAAAGTAAAATCCAAAATCGATGCGGTGCTGGGTGATCTGCCGTCCACCATCGAGGTCCCTGTCGTTGAGAAAGTGAGTCCCGCCGACCTGCCCGTCGTCGAAGTGGCCCTTTTCGGTGAACGCGATGACGTCGATCTCAAGATGCTCACGACATTTGCTGAAGACTGGATCAAACCGTCATTTCAGAAGATACCGGGTGTCGCTTCGGTGACCGTATTCGGAGGACGGACGAATGAAGTATCGGTTGCTTTGGATCCCAATCGCCTACAAGCATTCCACCTCAGCATCAATCAAGTTGAAGAGGCCATCAAGAAAGACAGCGTCACGCTCGCAGTCGGCAAAGCTCGAGAAGGGCAAAAAGAACTCTCCGTCAAAGTCGATGCCGACCTTCGCGATTTGTACCAACTCGAAAATATATCCATTCCCACGCCAACGGGGCCGCCGGTGCGCTTAAAAGACCTCGGCACCGTGAAGACCCAAGAAGCGGAAAACAATCAATACGCGTACTATAACGGCCAAAAGGCGTTGGCCATGTTTGTATATAAACAAAAAGATGCCAACACGCTTGACGTTGCCAGGCGCCTGAAGGCTGAGATCGAACGAATACGACCCGAATTGCAAACTGCGGGCGCAAACATCGCGGTGACCAATGATTCCTCCGCGTTTATCGACAAGTCGATTCGCACGCTGGCCGAACATGGGCTCATCGGAGCGACGCTTGCCGTGGTCATTCTTTATCTATTTTTAGCCGACGTAGCAGCAACGCTCGTCGTTTCAACGGCGATTCCGATCTCCATTGTGACGACGTTTTTGTTGATGTATTTCTCTAATTTAAGCATCAACCTGATCACGCTTGGAGCTCTTACGCTCGGAATCGGGCTCATGATCGACGATGCCGTTGTCGTTCTGGAAAACATTTTCCGGCACTACCGCGAAGAAAGAAAAACGGTTTTTCAAGCCGCTGTGGATGGAGTACGCCAAATTTCGGCGCCGGTCATCGCAAGCACCATCACGAAAATGATCGTCTTTTTGCCACTGCTCTTTGTCCAAGGCCTGACGGGACAACTCTTCTTGCCGCTTGCCTTGACGGTCATGTATTCACTTTTGGCTTCGCTCGTCGTTTCACTTACCGTAACACCGACGATCACGGCCATGCTCCTTGGTTTATCGGAGCGGTCAAAGTGGCTGTCTCGCCAGGGGAAAATAGCCCGTTTTCTCACCACTTCGCGCCACAAACTCCTGAATGGGTACAGAGGCTTTCTCGAATGGGCTTTGAATCACAAGGCGTTCGTTCTTTTACCTGCCGTGATCAGTGTGGTCATCGGCGTAGCGCTCGCGCCGCTTATCGGAGGGGAGTTTATGCCGAAGATGGACAGCGGCGAATTTACGATTCACATCGATATGCCGCCCGGTGCCAAGACCGCGGAGACAGACCGCGTTGTCAAAAGCATTCTCGATCGGTTACATGCGATTCCAGAAGTTCAGGAGACATTTGTCGGACTGGGCGCTACGCAATCGAACCCGACCATCGAGCAAACCGATAAAGCGTACATAAACGTCAATCTTCTTGGCAAGCGCGACCGGAAGCGAAGCACCGCAGACGTCGTTGAAATGGTACGCAGGGAGCTTGCCATGCCGGGCGTTAAACTTAAAGTTCAAGAAAAAGGGTTTGTCGTTTCTTCGCTATTTTCCTCTGATCCTGTCTACATTACAGTAAAAGGGGAAAATATCGATATGCTCAACCAGATCTCGTCGGACATCACCCGTATGGTGCGCACCATTCCCGGTGTCCGCGATGCGGATAATAGCCTCGGATTAAAAAAGGTCGAGTTTGTTCTGAACGTTGATCAAGAAAAAGCGAAATTGCATGGC is from Kyrpidia tusciae DSM 2912 and encodes:
- a CDS encoding efflux RND transporter permease subunit, translating into MSFYHTSVKRPLTISMIVVIVMLLGMYVFFRIPIDLFPDIETPVVTVTVKYPGASPEEVENGVTDVLEKELNTLENLKRISSVSSQNVARIFVEFNYGTNIDLAENKVKSKIDAVLGDLPSTIEVPVVEKVSPADLPVVEVALFGERDDVDLKMLTTFAEDWIKPSFQKIPGVASVTVFGGRTNEVSVALDPNRLQAFHLSINQVEEAIKKDSVTLAVGKAREGQKELSVKVDADLRDLYQLENISIPTPTGPPVRLKDLGTVKTQEAENNQYAYYNGQKALAMFVYKQKDANTLDVARRLKAEIERIRPELQTAGANIAVTNDSSAFIDKSIRTLAEHGLIGATLAVVILYLFLADVAATLVVSTAIPISIVTTFLLMYFSNLSINLITLGALTLGIGLMIDDAVVVLENIFRHYREERKTVFQAAVDGVRQISAPVIASTITKMIVFLPLLFVQGLTGQLFLPLALTVMYSLLASLVVSLTVTPTITAMLLGLSERSKWLSRQGKIARFLTTSRHKLLNGYRGFLEWALNHKAFVLLPAVISVVIGVALAPLIGGEFMPKMDSGEFTIHIDMPPGAKTAETDRVVKSILDRLHAIPEVQETFVGLGATQSNPTIEQTDKAYINVNLLGKRDRKRSTADVVEMVRRELAMPGVKLKVQEKGFVVSSLFSSDPVYITVKGENIDMLNQISSDITRMVRTIPGVRDADNSLGLKKVEFVLNVDQEKAKLHGLDVLTISRMMKTMIDGDVVASLKTKTGDIDIRVGYDLTSGQKPSIHELLALSIPTQNGFVPLSDLVVTGQNSSPSDIYRENQVRMAFVTADLYQTDLQTVNAAIHKQLESYPLPKGYTIEFGGETKDMAESFSQLGISLILAIILIYAVMVAEFETFRHPFIIMFSIPATAIGITGSLLLFNRHFSISSIMGMIMLAGIIVSNGIVMIDLMKQLREKGLSAREAVLRAGPLRLTPVLITAGAAVFAVLPLAVATSEGSEMNAPMATVVMGGLSVGTLITLVIIPVLYDGMETLRARRKRYPDRSAEKAEVLDK